The Crocosphaera subtropica ATCC 51142 genome includes a window with the following:
- a CDS encoding sucrase ferredoxin encodes MISTKQSKTECQYCSVISQANQQDPIGTAGTYDHWLILELKQPWSPAMWVEDETLQPLVKTLKQLILKKGIKIRPIAIAPDRDYSQPGYARLFYYRRPSRLFTTYEKQEFMVPQDQLIPLAVALVKSLISQSNLLENWNSYRQETSQIREILVCTHANVDLACGRFGYPLYKKLRSNYTGNPEKPLRVWRSSHFGGHQFAPTLIDLPQGHYWGHLTLDSLDALIDQTDRVENLRLLYRGWAGMGKFAQIVERELWQQEGWSWFAYPKLGKVVKLEGKGVIPYVYQILQVIPSKQLHLLLDRWVQKATGVWVRLEFVKDNVIKTYEAKIEISGQVNTALYSGKDITLRQVDQYCVTDLKDISKP; translated from the coding sequence ATGATATCAACAAAACAAAGCAAAACAGAATGTCAATACTGTTCAGTCATTTCTCAAGCTAACCAACAAGATCCTATCGGAACCGCAGGAACTTATGATCATTGGCTAATTTTAGAACTTAAACAGCCCTGGTCACCGGCTATGTGGGTAGAAGACGAAACACTTCAACCTTTGGTTAAAACACTCAAACAGCTAATATTAAAAAAAGGCATTAAAATTCGACCCATTGCGATCGCCCCTGACCGAGATTATTCCCAACCAGGTTATGCTAGACTCTTTTATTATCGTCGTCCCTCAAGATTATTTACGACCTACGAAAAGCAGGAATTTATGGTTCCTCAAGATCAACTCATTCCTTTAGCAGTGGCGTTAGTCAAATCATTAATTAGCCAATCAAACCTATTAGAAAATTGGAACTCTTATCGACAAGAAACCAGTCAAATTCGTGAAATATTAGTTTGTACCCATGCTAATGTGGATCTTGCTTGTGGTCGTTTTGGCTATCCCCTTTACAAAAAATTGCGCTCAAACTATACAGGAAACCCTGAAAAACCCTTAAGAGTGTGGCGGTCTAGTCATTTTGGGGGTCATCAGTTTGCGCCCACATTAATTGATTTACCTCAGGGTCATTATTGGGGACATTTAACCTTAGACTCTTTAGATGCCTTGATTGATCAGACCGATAGGGTTGAAAATTTACGACTACTTTATCGGGGATGGGCAGGGATGGGCAAATTTGCTCAAATTGTTGAAAGAGAACTGTGGCAACAAGAAGGTTGGTCTTGGTTTGCCTATCCTAAACTGGGAAAAGTGGTTAAACTCGAAGGAAAGGGAGTAATTCCCTATGTGTACCAAATTTTACAAGTTATTCCTTCTAAACAGCTTCACCTATTGCTCGATCGCTGGGTACAAAAAGCCACAGGGGTCTGGGTACGTTTAGAATTTGTCAAAGATAATGTTATCAAAACCTATGAAGCCAAAATCGAAATCAGTGGACAAGTTAACACTGCACTGTATTCAGGGAAAGATATCACTCTCCGTCAAGTGGATCAGTATTGCGTGACTGATTTAAAAGATATCTCTAAACCTTGA
- a CDS encoding ABC transporter permease has translation MNILETLNMAVATLLLNKQRSGLTMLGIIIGSASVISIVGVGQAGQKLALEQLNSLGPNVLFVNPGAKDTRNMSIEPPKTLVLSDAQAIASQVPAVAKVAPQLNLRDLISYRGRNAVELVFGVTPDFLTVRNYEIAQGRFFSEPDLQRNSRVVVLGPDLKERLFKEENAIGKQIRIKQESFEVIGIMKPKGSFLNTNQDLVAYVPLTTMANQLVGRTSPYGTQVTFIAVSARDPNSIKAAQFQIENLLRLRHNITGEDDFNVETQKDILQIVDQITTGLILMLSLIAGISLLVGGIGIMNIMLVSITERTQEIGLRKAIGASERDILQQFLIEALILSIVGGCFGIFLGGGVITLIGIASPLSPNLSPLAIIIAVGTSSGIGLFFGVFPAKQAAALEPIVALKRN, from the coding sequence ATGAATATCTTAGAAACATTAAATATGGCTGTAGCTACCTTGCTACTCAATAAACAACGCAGTGGACTAACCATGTTAGGGATTATTATTGGTAGTGCTTCAGTGATTTCTATTGTAGGAGTGGGTCAGGCAGGTCAAAAATTGGCTTTAGAACAGTTAAATTCCTTAGGCCCCAATGTACTGTTTGTTAATCCTGGTGCTAAAGACACTCGGAATATGAGTATAGAACCACCCAAAACCCTAGTTTTATCCGATGCTCAAGCGATCGCCTCTCAAGTGCCGGCGGTGGCTAAGGTTGCTCCTCAGCTTAATCTACGAGATTTAATTAGCTATCGTGGTCGTAATGCTGTGGAGTTAGTGTTTGGCGTAACCCCCGACTTTTTGACCGTTAGAAACTATGAAATTGCTCAAGGACGATTTTTTTCTGAACCTGATCTACAACGCAATAGCCGTGTGGTCGTTTTAGGCCCTGATTTGAAAGAACGACTGTTTAAAGAAGAAAATGCCATCGGAAAACAAATTCGTATTAAACAAGAGAGTTTTGAAGTCATTGGCATTATGAAACCAAAAGGGTCTTTTCTCAATACCAATCAAGACCTTGTTGCTTATGTTCCCTTAACCACCATGGCTAATCAACTGGTCGGTCGAACCTCTCCCTACGGGACTCAAGTAACCTTTATTGCTGTCTCAGCTAGAGATCCTAATAGTATTAAGGCAGCCCAATTTCAGATCGAAAATCTGCTCAGACTACGGCATAATATTACGGGGGAAGATGATTTTAATGTCGAAACCCAAAAGGATATTTTACAAATCGTCGATCAAATTACCACAGGACTTATTTTAATGCTGTCTCTGATTGCTGGTATTTCTTTGCTGGTTGGTGGTATTGGGATTATGAATATTATGTTAGTCTCCATTACAGAACGAACCCAAGAAATCGGACTGCGTAAAGCGATCGGAGCGAGTGAGCGAGATATTTTGCAACAATTTTTGATTGAAGCGTTAATTCTCTCGATTGTCGGCGGTTGCTTCGGAATTTTCCTCGGTGGCGGTGTGATTACTTTGATTGGCATCGCTTCTCCCTTATCCCCTAATTTATCGCCTTTAGCCATTATTATCGCTGTGGGAACATCTAGTGGCATTGGGCTATTTTTTGGGGTGTTTCCTGCCAAACAAGCGGCAGCCTTAGAGCCAATTGTTGCCTTGAAACGAAATTAA
- a CDS encoding HlyD family efflux transporter periplasmic adaptor subunit: MNRYQNDLSNSPQSEEPISPSLDSPPSSTWPLRRFSPKRSFDRSVMLRQTPHWSRAVVGAILGVTTIGLVWANVAKIEQVIPAQGQLKPQGSVKEIQSPVNGVVQEVYVEDGERVKKNQLLLKLDSTASTAQLASFKKIRQTLQQENKFYQTLMEQSLDAAKVEQAIARLKLPKEVADLARNRTSLVGETRLFEGLVNEGTQALSLSPEQLARLQATRTEVVSRATTAQLEVQKLQKQLNQNQVQLADARVQLAKDKQVLEDINVRNQLAQAQARESLRIEQEILADVSPLLEEGAIAKLQIKEQQQQVNDRYAALVEQRGNGAIEYEQQQQQVQNRLAAIEQLLEEQQRLQLAINQAQAQLTNTTALAEREIRDKIADNQQKIADIDSQLTKIVVDNEKRIAELDSQISSTQVTLKYQELRSPVAGTVFDLQASPGFVPPPSQTEPLLKIVPDDHLVAEVNVTNQDIGFVRQGMKSDVRIDSFPFSEFGDIKGEVLSIGSDALPPDDIDRYYRFPVTVQLDSQLLETNGREIPLQSGMSVSVNIKVREERTVISLLTELFTDKVESLKQVR; encoded by the coding sequence ATGAATCGCTATCAAAATGACCTTAGTAATAGTCCCCAATCTGAAGAACCAATAAGCCCTTCTTTGGATTCTCCGCCGTCATCTACTTGGCCCCTCAGACGGTTTTCTCCTAAACGCAGCTTTGATCGGTCTGTGATGTTGAGACAAACCCCTCATTGGTCAAGGGCTGTGGTTGGTGCGATTTTAGGGGTGACAACTATCGGTTTGGTTTGGGCCAATGTGGCGAAGATTGAGCAAGTGATCCCGGCCCAAGGACAATTAAAGCCCCAAGGAAGCGTCAAAGAAATTCAGTCCCCTGTCAATGGCGTGGTGCAAGAAGTTTATGTTGAAGATGGAGAACGGGTTAAGAAGAATCAATTGTTACTGAAACTCGACTCCACTGCATCCACTGCTCAATTAGCCTCCTTTAAAAAAATTCGCCAGACTTTGCAACAGGAAAATAAATTTTATCAAACCCTGATGGAGCAGTCCTTAGACGCTGCTAAAGTTGAACAGGCGATCGCAAGACTTAAATTACCGAAAGAAGTGGCTGATTTGGCTCGAAACCGTACCTCCCTGGTGGGGGAAACTCGTCTGTTTGAAGGACTGGTTAATGAGGGAACCCAAGCCTTAAGCCTATCCCCAGAACAATTGGCTAGACTGCAAGCCACAAGAACCGAGGTGGTTTCTAGAGCTACGACTGCTCAGTTAGAAGTGCAAAAATTGCAGAAGCAACTGAATCAAAATCAAGTGCAACTAGCAGACGCAAGGGTACAATTGGCTAAAGATAAACAAGTGCTAGAAGACATTAATGTTCGCAATCAATTGGCTCAAGCCCAAGCCAGAGAAAGTTTACGCATTGAACAAGAAATTTTAGCCGATGTTAGCCCGTTACTCGAAGAAGGAGCGATCGCTAAACTTCAGATTAAAGAACAGCAACAACAAGTTAATGATCGCTATGCTGCGTTAGTGGAACAGCGAGGGAATGGAGCGATCGAATATGAACAACAACAACAGCAAGTGCAAAATCGTTTAGCTGCCATTGAGCAACTGCTTGAAGAACAACAACGATTGCAACTGGCGATTAACCAAGCCCAAGCTCAACTGACCAATACCACTGCGTTGGCAGAGAGGGAGATTAGGGATAAAATTGCCGATAATCAACAAAAGATAGCTGATATTGACAGTCAGCTAACGAAAATTGTGGTAGATAATGAAAAACGGATCGCCGAACTCGATAGTCAAATTAGTAGCACCCAAGTCACCTTAAAGTATCAAGAATTGCGATCGCCGGTTGCTGGAACGGTGTTTGACCTGCAAGCTTCTCCTGGTTTTGTCCCCCCTCCATCGCAAACAGAACCCCTACTCAAAATTGTTCCTGATGACCATCTTGTCGCAGAGGTCAATGTCACGAACCAAGACATTGGCTTTGTGCGTCAAGGCATGAAAAGCGATGTCAGAATTGATTCTTTTCCCTTTAGTGAATTTGGGGATATTAAAGGAGAAGTCCTCTCCATTGGCTCTGATGCTCTGCCCCCTGACGACATTGATCGTTATTACCGATTTCCCGTTACAGTTCAATTAGATAGTCAGTTACTCGAAACCAATGGCAGAGAGATTCCTTTGCAATCAGGAATGTCAGTGAGCGTTAATATTAAAGTACGAGAAGAACGCACCGTCATCAGTTTGTTAACTGAATTATTTACTGACAAGGTCGAAAGTCTCAAACAAGTGCGTTAA
- a CDS encoding DUF4347 domain-containing protein, with the protein MNHYHSKGEPTKLAVIDPGVDSPQQLIRGVTEATSVLVIDPQQDSIEQITQRLNEQPSITSLHLICHGIPGCLYLGRQQLNLASLEDHALSLKQWGKTITSVALYGCRVAAGTIGKQFLSRWHQLTRTSLTASVNPVGNPQKGGDWSLNYHLGEIVDELVLSPVVQHSYNGIFDPTVRLEIPTTTLIESQGTQLVFRFRLSEPPPANGVTVTLRGNVAQSLNQIDVFNVTVSGGDFPVPDFDNTGFDFTIREQVASVSSPIFADGIREGAFDVTYSLVPGSGYTIAPNGGSVTVTFADTPNDISESDPGTPPTDPGTPPPSGEIDGQIVQLSGSPELLIETEQTRASLTLTLTEDPPKEGLTVFVRTDRVNGLADFNLEQTSIRGGHSLIVDEDLSGFTFTVTETTATLDLPILDDGVPEGLETVSFRVEPGDGYTTDLATNQATFSLADASTLPLSFDQQTNIVQFLGSPLQNSNAKFRLLGGSLARAVEVGIFEVDDDQGGLDTDGDGIIDVKPGDENYQTEALNRGRPLFAQLPNNVFPNPSQILSDFSGSQRISFYAVLNNTTEGILSGITLNSQKAPDSQVVFASPLANNGFNPVRTSSGNINEPLQLNFELSGENGENFDDIILGIEITEEPSPRNSALNDSVQREILDLRNADVNGDGIVDEDIVVQFTVNADAVYDNFVGFYEVDDETGQVDGIQPGEPGYAAAAIRRRVAGVQGSGSDSVTLSANRRKILAPFMIADGTVDEFLTDNINNNPILGPIAYFDYRQANPDQVDHIIGIDSNTLGFEEFFNAGDHDFNDMIVDIDFVV; encoded by the coding sequence ATGAATCACTATCATTCAAAAGGAGAGCCAACAAAGTTAGCGGTTATTGATCCCGGTGTGGACTCCCCCCAACAACTCATAAGAGGCGTAACCGAGGCAACATCGGTACTGGTCATTGATCCCCAACAAGACAGTATTGAACAGATTACCCAACGGTTAAATGAGCAACCCAGTATTACCAGTCTACACCTGATCTGTCACGGTATTCCTGGCTGTTTGTATCTTGGCCGTCAGCAACTAAATTTAGCCTCTTTAGAAGACCATGCGCTCTCTCTCAAACAATGGGGAAAAACGATCACCTCCGTCGCGCTCTATGGCTGTCGGGTAGCAGCAGGAACCATCGGAAAACAATTTTTGAGCCGTTGGCACCAACTAACGAGAACATCCTTAACAGCGTCAGTGAACCCTGTGGGCAACCCCCAAAAAGGAGGAGATTGGTCTTTAAACTATCACCTTGGAGAAATTGTCGATGAGTTAGTCCTGTCTCCAGTGGTTCAACACTCCTATAACGGAATCTTCGACCCAACCGTTCGCTTGGAAATTCCGACTACTACCCTCATTGAATCTCAAGGAACGCAGCTAGTCTTTCGGTTTAGACTCAGTGAACCTCCCCCGGCTAATGGCGTAACAGTCACCCTGAGAGGGAATGTGGCTCAAAGCCTAAATCAAATCGATGTTTTTAACGTAACTGTATCTGGGGGCGATTTTCCAGTTCCTGATTTCGACAATACGGGATTTGATTTTACCATTCGTGAACAGGTAGCCAGTGTCAGTTCTCCGATTTTTGCTGATGGCATTAGGGAAGGGGCCTTTGATGTGACCTATTCTCTAGTACCGGGGTCTGGCTATACCATAGCTCCCAATGGGGGTTCTGTTACAGTTACTTTTGCTGATACCCCTAACGATATCTCTGAATCGGACCCTGGAACACCTCCAACGGACCCTGGAACACCCCCACCTTCTGGAGAAATCGATGGACAAATTGTTCAATTGAGTGGTAGTCCAGAATTACTGATTGAAACCGAGCAAACCCGTGCCAGCCTAACCTTAACCCTGACTGAAGATCCTCCAAAGGAAGGATTAACGGTGTTTGTCAGAACTGATAGGGTTAATGGCCTGGCAGACTTTAACCTTGAGCAGACCAGCATTAGAGGGGGTCATTCTCTCATTGTTGATGAGGATCTCAGTGGATTTACTTTCACCGTAACTGAAACAACAGCAACCCTTGATTTGCCCATTCTTGACGATGGAGTCCCAGAAGGTTTAGAAACGGTCAGTTTTAGGGTGGAACCAGGAGACGGTTATACTACTGATTTAGCCACTAACCAAGCCACATTTTCCCTTGCCGATGCTTCCACATTGCCCCTCAGCTTTGATCAGCAAACCAATATTGTGCAGTTTCTTGGCTCTCCCTTACAAAACAGTAATGCTAAGTTTCGTCTTTTAGGGGGAAGTTTAGCCAGAGCCGTTGAAGTCGGTATATTTGAGGTTGACGACGATCAGGGAGGGTTGGATACCGATGGGGATGGGATCATTGATGTTAAACCAGGGGATGAAAATTATCAAACAGAAGCTTTAAACCGAGGAAGACCACTGTTTGCTCAGTTACCTAACAATGTTTTTCCCAATCCCAGTCAAATTTTATCAGACTTCTCAGGTAGTCAGAGGATTTCTTTTTACGCAGTTTTAAATAACACCACAGAAGGGATTCTCAGTGGAATTACTCTCAACAGTCAAAAAGCTCCAGACAGTCAAGTTGTGTTTGCGTCACCCTTGGCTAATAATGGATTCAATCCAGTGCGAACCTCTTCAGGAAACATTAATGAGCCGTTGCAACTGAATTTTGAGCTTTCTGGGGAGAATGGAGAAAATTTTGATGATATCATCTTAGGTATTGAAATAACAGAGGAGCCATCTCCTCGAAACTCCGCCTTAAATGATAGTGTCCAGCGAGAGATTTTGGATTTGCGTAATGCTGATGTTAATGGAGATGGGATAGTTGATGAGGACATCGTGGTTCAATTTACCGTGAACGCTGATGCAGTTTATGATAACTTTGTGGGCTTTTATGAAGTAGACGATGAAACTGGTCAAGTTGACGGCATACAGCCAGGAGAGCCCGGTTATGCAGCGGCCGCCATTCGGCGAAGAGTGGCAGGAGTCCAAGGGAGTGGTAGTGATTCAGTAACCTTATCAGCTAATCGTCGAAAAATTTTAGCTCCCTTCATGATTGCCGATGGAACCGTCGATGAGTTTCTCACTGACAATATCAATAACAATCCCATTTTAGGACCTATTGCTTACTTCGATTATCGACAAGCTAACCCCGATCAAGTTGATCATATTATTGGTATTGATAGTAATACCCTTGGGTTTGAAGAATTTTTTAACGCAGGGGATCACGATTTCAATGACATGATTGTTGACATCGATTTTGTAGTATGA
- a CDS encoding peptidase domain-containing ABC transporter, with product MNSLIPQITLFLSKHPIFGELPPTAIAALAQRVRPVRYPMGEVIFRKDEELPYIVILYQGQARTLGFNPCNQQFVTLEIVGPGSILGWVNLARGIGCETAIASTEIIGLMVDEGDFQEYLEQYPSLQAELCDRCALVELFELMGYQLTQQAQGETDLKALAALALEETQIYYLPPGESLYAEHPHLHNPQQSWLISSGGKIPNCPVGSCLRFQPWQHIEVEGTEPVRLVGVPAVQLAVEERQLAEVAMGEGTAPGTMVPSKQSYLIPEVEFIANYQEIPRELRRTNLPRNYPYVQGNNPLQIGIACFQMLSLYFHIPFRREVIQRILVEQLKRHSHLSLMGCGIIAELMELNPQQMTVPGYVFPRLHTPFLIHWQGSLAIVYEITRHNLILGVPQQGILHWPLADLPEDWQESEQEVLLLSPPRHTPREHFDLRWFLPSVVRYRRVLIEVLIASFFVQLFALANPLMIQVIIDKVIIQNSAATLQVLGVFLLIVAIFEALLSALRTYLFTDTSNRIDMSLGSEMIDHLLRLPLSYFEKQPVGEIATRINELERVRRFLTGTALTVVLDAVFSIIYLGVMIVYSPLLTLVSLSIIPLFMGLTLLVSPIIRRQLRLKAQRHAETQSHLVEVLSGVQTVKAQNIENQLREEWQERYARYVTTGFRTVITSNLANAGTQFLNKVSGLLVIWVGAYLVLEGELTLGALIAFRIIAGYVTSPILRLSQLWQNFQETALSLERLADIADTPQESERDRRNIPMPLIQGAVKYQGVSFRFQSYGPWQLQDINLELAPGTFTAIIGSSGAGKSTLTKLLSRLYEPDSGAIFIDGYDIGKVEIYSLRRQIGVVLQNSLLFEGTIWDNIALANPEASSEEIIEAAQVAEAHEFIMNLPNGYDTKVGERGATLSGGQRQRIAIARTVLQKPRLLVLDEATSALDYETEQKVFKNLSQAFRDCTVFFVTHRLNSVQSADVIVMLEAGQIVEQGTHGDLMRRKKHYYALYNKQKSMKRVSQ from the coding sequence ATGAATTCCCTGATCCCACAAATAACATTATTTCTTAGTAAACACCCCATTTTTGGAGAACTTCCCCCAACGGCGATCGCAGCGTTAGCCCAAAGAGTCCGTCCTGTTCGTTATCCGATGGGAGAAGTCATCTTTAGAAAAGACGAGGAACTTCCCTATATTGTCATCCTATACCAAGGACAAGCACGAACTCTGGGGTTTAATCCTTGTAACCAACAGTTTGTTACCTTAGAAATCGTGGGGCCAGGGTCAATTTTGGGTTGGGTGAATTTGGCCAGGGGGATCGGCTGTGAGACAGCCATTGCCTCAACGGAAATCATTGGTTTAATGGTAGATGAGGGGGATTTTCAGGAATATTTAGAACAATATCCAAGTTTACAAGCAGAACTATGCGATCGCTGTGCCTTGGTGGAACTGTTTGAATTAATGGGTTATCAACTAACCCAACAAGCTCAAGGAGAAACCGATCTCAAAGCCTTAGCAGCCCTAGCCCTTGAAGAAACTCAAATTTACTACTTACCCCCAGGAGAATCACTCTATGCCGAACATCCTCACTTACATAACCCTCAACAAAGTTGGTTAATTAGTAGTGGAGGAAAAATCCCTAATTGTCCTGTGGGTAGCTGTCTCAGGTTTCAACCCTGGCAACATATTGAGGTAGAAGGCACAGAACCCGTTCGGTTAGTGGGGGTTCCTGCGGTGCAACTAGCCGTAGAAGAGAGACAGTTAGCAGAGGTGGCTATGGGGGAAGGAACAGCCCCAGGAACAATGGTACCCTCAAAACAATCCTATCTCATCCCTGAAGTGGAATTTATTGCCAACTATCAAGAAATTCCTAGGGAGTTACGAAGGACTAATTTACCGAGAAATTACCCCTATGTCCAAGGAAATAACCCCTTACAGATAGGGATTGCCTGTTTTCAAATGCTCAGTCTCTATTTCCATATCCCCTTTCGTCGGGAAGTGATTCAACGCATCTTAGTCGAGCAGTTGAAACGTCATAGTCATCTTTCTTTGATGGGATGTGGAATAATTGCGGAATTGATGGAACTTAATCCCCAACAAATGACGGTTCCTGGCTATGTGTTCCCTCGCTTGCACACCCCTTTTTTAATTCATTGGCAAGGAAGCCTGGCGATCGTTTATGAGATCACCCGTCACAACCTAATTCTTGGGGTTCCTCAACAGGGGATTCTCCATTGGCCATTGGCAGACTTACCCGAAGATTGGCAAGAGTCGGAACAAGAGGTGTTGCTATTATCTCCTCCTCGTCATACTCCCCGTGAACACTTTGATCTCCGTTGGTTTTTGCCCTCCGTTGTCCGTTATCGTCGAGTGTTAATCGAAGTCTTGATTGCCTCATTTTTTGTGCAATTGTTCGCCTTGGCCAATCCCTTGATGATTCAGGTCATCATTGATAAAGTCATTATCCAAAATAGCGCAGCCACTCTACAAGTATTGGGGGTTTTTCTCCTCATCGTGGCTATCTTTGAAGCTTTACTATCTGCATTAAGAACCTATTTATTTACCGATACCAGCAATCGCATTGATATGAGCCTTGGGTCAGAAATGATTGACCATTTGCTACGGCTACCCTTGAGTTATTTTGAAAAACAACCCGTCGGAGAAATTGCCACTCGTATTAATGAATTAGAACGGGTGCGTCGCTTTTTGACAGGAACCGCCTTAACCGTGGTCTTAGATGCGGTTTTTTCTATTATTTATCTAGGGGTGATGATCGTTTATAGCCCCTTATTAACCCTGGTTTCTTTGAGTATCATTCCCCTATTTATGGGACTAACCTTACTGGTGTCTCCCATCATTCGCCGACAGTTACGACTCAAAGCCCAACGTCACGCCGAAACCCAATCCCATTTAGTAGAAGTTCTCTCTGGGGTACAAACCGTCAAAGCCCAAAATATTGAAAATCAACTGCGTGAAGAATGGCAAGAACGCTATGCTCGTTATGTGACCACTGGTTTTAGAACCGTAATTACCTCCAATTTGGCCAATGCGGGGACGCAGTTTTTGAATAAAGTCTCAGGCTTACTGGTGATTTGGGTGGGGGCTTATTTAGTTCTTGAAGGAGAATTAACCCTAGGCGCATTGATCGCCTTTCGGATTATTGCCGGTTATGTGACCTCTCCTATTCTACGGTTAAGCCAACTGTGGCAAAACTTCCAAGAAACCGCCCTCTCCCTGGAAAGATTAGCCGATATTGCCGATACCCCCCAAGAATCAGAACGCGATCGCCGAAATATCCCCATGCCCTTAATCCAAGGTGCAGTGAAATACCAAGGGGTTTCCTTTCGCTTCCAATCTTACGGTCCTTGGCAATTACAAGACATTAACCTCGAATTAGCCCCAGGCACCTTTACAGCCATTATTGGTTCGAGCGGAGCCGGCAAAAGTACCCTCACCAAGTTATTATCTCGACTGTACGAACCCGACTCAGGGGCGATTTTTATCGATGGCTATGACATCGGCAAAGTCGAAATTTATTCCCTGCGTCGTCAAATTGGGGTGGTACTGCAAAACTCCCTATTGTTTGAGGGAACCATTTGGGATAATATTGCTTTAGCGAATCCAGAAGCCTCGTCAGAGGAAATTATTGAAGCAGCCCAAGTTGCAGAAGCCCACGAATTTATTATGAACTTACCCAACGGTTATGACACAAAGGTGGGAGAACGAGGAGCAACTCTTTCAGGAGGACAGCGACAGCGCATTGCCATTGCTCGCACTGTATTGCAAAAGCCACGGCTGTTGGTTTTGGATGAAGCCACCAGTGCCTTGGACTATGAAACAGAACAAAAAGTATTTAAGAATCTAAGCCAAGCCTTTCGAGACTGTACGGTTTTCTTTGTCACTCACCGTCTCAATTCAGTGCAATCAGCAGATGTGATTGTCATGCTCGAAGCAGGCCAAATTGTCGAGCAGGGGACTCATGGAGACTTAATGAGGCGAAAAAAACATTACTACGCTTTATACAATAAACAGAAATCGATGAAGCGTGTCTCACAATAA
- a CDS encoding MFS transporter yields MPTFFLIWFGQMVSTIGSYMTVFALTIWIWQLTNSATALTLVGFFSQLPRIFVTPVAGIIVDRVNRKYLMILGDVMAGVCTIAIALLHLQGSLQIWHLYVAVAIYSVFGQLQTLAYSTSIALMVPKRNYTRAESMVAAVNYGSAIISPALAGRLYPVIGLQGIISIDLITFIVALSTLLLAKIPQPTFTMAESSETVVQKLTFGLRYIVAKPNLVAMVIAFSLFAMANDIGKALYSPMILARSGGNAEVLGNVTAAAGIGGVLGGILLSIWGGFPRRIHGMLLGFMGTGLFKTAMGVGQSALIWMGAHFFASLNIPLFYSSSNAIWYSKVPPELQGRVLGADQTIGLIIASGATLMAGPLADNVFEPAMETGGKLAGVFGGLFGSGAGSGIALLYTLTAIWMFLVGLGGYAFRTLREVEVRLPDYDQS; encoded by the coding sequence ATGCCTACTTTTTTTTTAATTTGGTTTGGTCAGATGGTGTCAACCATCGGCAGTTATATGACGGTTTTTGCCTTAACAATCTGGATTTGGCAATTAACCAATTCAGCAACGGCCTTGACTTTGGTAGGTTTCTTTTCTCAACTCCCTCGAATTTTTGTCACACCAGTAGCCGGGATTATTGTAGACCGAGTTAACCGTAAATATTTGATGATTTTAGGGGACGTAATGGCAGGTGTCTGCACTATTGCGATCGCACTCCTTCATCTTCAGGGAAGTTTACAAATTTGGCATTTATATGTGGCAGTGGCGATCTATAGTGTGTTTGGGCAGCTTCAAACCTTAGCTTATTCCACGTCTATTGCCCTAATGGTTCCCAAACGCAATTATACAAGGGCAGAAAGTATGGTGGCTGCGGTCAATTATGGTTCAGCCATTATTTCTCCTGCGTTGGCCGGTCGTCTTTATCCTGTGATTGGGTTACAGGGAATTATTTCCATTGATTTGATCACCTTTATAGTGGCTTTATCTACATTATTGTTAGCCAAGATCCCTCAACCAACCTTTACTATGGCTGAATCGTCAGAAACAGTTGTGCAAAAATTAACCTTTGGCTTGCGCTATATTGTAGCGAAACCCAATTTAGTGGCCATGGTTATTGCTTTTTCTCTGTTTGCCATGGCTAATGATATCGGCAAAGCCTTATACAGTCCCATGATTTTAGCCCGTTCTGGGGGCAATGCGGAGGTCTTAGGGAATGTCACCGCAGCCGCCGGTATCGGAGGGGTTTTAGGAGGCATTTTATTAAGTATTTGGGGTGGGTTTCCCCGTCGCATTCATGGGATGTTACTGGGTTTCATGGGAACGGGTTTGTTTAAAACAGCGATGGGTGTTGGTCAAAGTGCTTTGATCTGGATGGGGGCGCATTTTTTTGCCTCTCTCAATATTCCTTTGTTTTATAGTTCGAGTAATGCTATTTGGTATTCTAAGGTTCCCCCAGAACTGCAAGGACGGGTTTTAGGGGCGGATCAAACCATTGGTTTAATCATTGCCTCTGGTGCTACATTAATGGCTGGACCTTTAGCAGATAATGTGTTTGAACCGGCTATGGAAACAGGAGGCAAACTAGCTGGTGTGTTCGGGGGGTTATTCGGTTCTGGAGCAGGTTCAGGTATTGCGTTACTTTATACCCTGACGGCTATCTGGATGTTTTTAGTGGGGTTAGGAGGGTACGCTTTTCGGACATTACGAGAAGTCGAAGTTCGTTTACCTGACTATGATCAGTCCTGA